A region of the Hydra vulgaris chromosome 12, alternate assembly HydraT2T_AEP genome:
GAGAAAGTACATTTAGGTGTAAAATTATGGATAAGCACCTTGATATCATTGCAAGAAAGCATATCGAAACTCGTTTTGTTAAGATTGATGCTGAAAAATGTTTATGGTTGGCACAAagacttaaaataaaagttcttcCTACATTAGCATGTATAAAGGACAGCAAGACTAAAGATTATATTGTGGGTTTTGATGATTTAAGTGGAATAGATGATTTCCCTACTGAAATGCTTGAATGGAGATTGAGCTTATCAGAAATGATTGATTATAATGGCGACAAACCATCAGGAAAACCGAAGACTCAGTCTAGAATTTTAGGATACcctgatgaaaaaaaaaatgtgcgaGGAAATAATGGTGAAAGCGATGATGATGAttattaacttttgtttttaatcaataGAATTGAAGTTGCTAGAGTAACagaatttgaagttttttcttattaatattGATGTTTGTTTAAAGACAATGAAAGTTGCACGTCAGAGTTGCTCTATAATGAGACAATGAAAGTCAGAGTTGctctataattataataattttttcatttgctgtataatagttttttcttatttattttaaaagaagatgCTAATTGGAACTATTTATGTAATCTAAGTTTCCATACCCGAACAACGGATTAAATTGCTTTTACATTGATGTAATGAagtgtttttattatatgagccagataagaaattttaatgtgGGTTATGTATGCCAGTTTTAAATTGACCATATATGCCAGTTTTAAATTGACCATATATgcatcattctttttttaaatttttttaagaggcaacaaaaactaaatgtttttagttcAAATTTCCATTTCACTactgaaattatattttaattttttttaattgtttaatagttAATCTTTACTATAAAGTAGGAATTTCAgctaatattaagtaaaaagatAACTTTTGAAGCCCTattgtttcatatttttgttaacgTTCAATTCAAACTTATTTGCTTCATCACTTCGAAAGgtattttctataaaactttttatgaataaGCATAAagtgttttacatttttgaaattcatatttttaatcatATGGTTTTGTTTACTAATaattaattgatttataaaatgagCTAGAAAATTGAAAATCTTAAAGTTCACCGATATTTTTGGCAGTCACCCACGCTTCCCTACgcatcatttttataattgatttgtAGCTTAGGTGTCTATAAAAGTGATCTATTAAAAATCAGGTGCGGATACGTGAGTTTTCcaaaattatagataaaaaaagtgATATAAGTAAGAAAACAGAAAACCGCTTTTTATCGTGGTTTCAGactatatatgtttttaacaatGGTTTTGCGTcagtttttttgtcaattttttattgaaaattaattttgatggaCATGCATTctattatttttgcattttgtggTGAAAATGATATCTGCAATTTTTGAACACTGcatcatttaaaagataatatataaagggttaaaaaatttatatcactaCAACAAATTTACAGTGGAAATCAAATATTTCGGTTACCTTTTAAACTGACAACTTTTATGTGTTCGAAAAGTAAACTGTTCCTTTCTTATATTGATGGAGGAAGGTTAACTtgatagttttcttttaaaattattatcaatagttttaaaacaaaattatcaagtttCTCAGGATAGCTTGTGTTTCATCGTTAGTGATATTCAAAAGCACATTACTCcgttgtttaataaacaatggaCCAAGGCGTCATCGAAAGTGGAAGCATTTTTATCTAACAACAGTAATTGGTTAGATTCTGAATATAGTGCATTTTTACCGAAATCGAAAAACGCAATAACAGACCCCACGCCATC
Encoded here:
- the LOC100201189 gene encoding thioredoxin domain-containing protein 9; amino-acid sequence: MNVVEQQVIQAAHVVESVVDAELNRLENLDDDDLKRIRQDRVNAMKKLALRKEEWKQIGHGEYQELKDEKEFFDEQKKSERFVCHFYRESTFRCKIMDKHLDIIARKHIETRFVKIDAEKCLWLAQRLKIKVLPTLACIKDSKTKDYIVGFDDLSGIDDFPTEMLEWRLSLSEMIDYNGDKPSGKPKTQSRILGYPDEKKNVRGNNGESDDDDY